A portion of the Planctomycetia bacterium genome contains these proteins:
- a CDS encoding PEP-CTERM sorting domain-containing protein, with protein MNCRHTFRSQTYRKLALLTAMASQLLNPCPSLVQGAEIDLTQIGSPNWRPADFQLFTAPAAPFPDAFLNTLDQLLPLEGPGTTTYTPHLGPYDTELSTNAAAAGFVNQNVFPQSAIMLDPNGVYFAFMMLPDPGVTGSSRDFASGPVIPNSLFPMTTHAEMWLDDVLVETLQDGIFNIRPGDAPFDGASHRAPAQVVWYPWADDPNAGPLGDHEIRWSLTDVQGNGWEMVAPFTVVPEPSALLLGSFGAIALILARRYRRGNVLRSGSAYSA; from the coding sequence ATGAATTGTCGCCACACGTTTCGCTCGCAGACATACAGGAAGTTAGCGCTGCTGACAGCAATGGCGTCCCAATTGCTGAATCCTTGCCCATCGCTTGTCCAAGGCGCGGAGATCGATTTGACTCAAATCGGGTCGCCGAATTGGCGCCCCGCCGACTTCCAGTTGTTCACGGCCCCAGCCGCCCCGTTCCCGGATGCGTTCCTCAATACGCTCGATCAACTCCTCCCGCTCGAAGGCCCCGGTACCACAACGTACACACCGCATCTCGGGCCCTACGATACCGAACTGTCCACCAATGCGGCGGCCGCGGGCTTCGTCAATCAGAATGTCTTTCCTCAAAGCGCGATCATGCTTGATCCAAACGGTGTCTACTTCGCGTTCATGATGCTGCCGGATCCTGGCGTCACCGGATCCTCGCGCGATTTTGCATCGGGCCCGGTGATTCCCAATTCGCTGTTCCCGATGACCACGCACGCCGAGATGTGGCTGGACGATGTGCTGGTGGAGACGTTGCAAGACGGCATCTTCAATATTCGTCCGGGAGACGCCCCCTTCGACGGAGCGAGTCACCGCGCGCCCGCTCAGGTCGTCTGGTATCCCTGGGCGGACGATCCCAACGCCGGGCCGTTGGGCGACCACGAGATTCGCTGGTCGCTGACAGACGTGCAAGGCAACGGCTGGGAAATGGTCGCACCCTTTACGGTCGTTCCAGAGCCATCGGCGCTGTTGCTGGGCTCTTTCGGCGCAATTGCTTTGATCTTGGCGCGTCGCTATCGTCGCGGGAACGTCTTACGAAGCGGCAGCGCCTACTCGGCGTAA